Proteins co-encoded in one Dehalogenimonas sp. WBC-2 genomic window:
- the ftsA gene encoding FtsA (cell division protein FtsA), giving the protein MKRRIVTAIDVGTTKICTAIAEITENGSAQVIGVGISPSHGLHKGLVVNINDAAQSIKESIRKAEQAANHKVESAYVGVTGRHVSSVNNKGVVAITRNDRLVRPDDLKRVLSSAQSIKVPNDRKLLHVIPRNYAVDGQVGVRNPVGMHGFRLDVETHVITAAAASVQNLIKCIRSLGVEIDDLVLEPLASSEAVLTEDEKQVGVVLADIGGGTTDICVFKDGAIWHTAILPVAGYQLTRDVAIGLGLPFDVAEEMKKRYGSVMPVYESRMEANPISEDGHGISYQDLCDILRARIEEIMRLVLLELPRSDYESVVPAGIVFTGGSSNIAGLETLGRDITQLPVRVGMPLNVYGITDALRDPAYATGVGLLLWGAKNQPRSKWGNLGFFSRVKGLLSKFLGT; this is encoded by the coding sequence ATGAAACGCAGGATTGTAACGGCGATAGATGTCGGTACTACCAAGATTTGTACCGCTATCGCTGAGATTACCGAAAATGGCAGCGCTCAGGTTATCGGCGTCGGCATCAGCCCATCTCACGGGTTGCACAAGGGGTTGGTGGTCAACATCAATGATGCCGCACAGTCAATCAAAGAATCCATTAGAAAGGCCGAACAGGCTGCCAACCACAAAGTGGAGAGCGCCTATGTCGGCGTAACCGGGCGGCATGTCAGTTCGGTTAACAACAAAGGCGTAGTGGCCATCACCCGGAATGACCGTCTGGTGCGCCCCGATGACCTTAAACGGGTGCTTTCAAGCGCTCAAAGCATCAAAGTTCCCAATGACCGCAAGTTATTACACGTCATCCCCCGCAACTACGCCGTGGATGGGCAGGTAGGCGTCCGCAACCCGGTCGGCATGCACGGCTTCCGCTTAGACGTGGAAACTCACGTCATCACCGCCGCCGCTGCCTCAGTGCAGAACCTTATCAAGTGCATCCGCAGCCTGGGCGTGGAGATTGATGATCTGGTATTGGAGCCATTGGCTTCAAGCGAAGCCGTCCTTACTGAAGATGAAAAACAGGTCGGTGTAGTTCTGGCCGACATCGGCGGCGGCACCACCGACATCTGCGTGTTCAAAGACGGTGCTATCTGGCACACCGCCATTCTGCCGGTCGCCGGCTACCAGCTCACCCGTGACGTAGCCATTGGCCTCGGCCTGCCATTCGACGTGGCTGAGGAAATGAAGAAGCGCTACGGCTCGGTCATGCCGGTTTATGAAAGCCGCATGGAAGCCAACCCCATTTCTGAAGACGGACACGGTATCAGCTATCAGGACCTGTGCGACATTTTGCGCGCCCGCATCGAGGAAATTATGAGGCTGGTACTCCTGGAACTGCCGCGCTCGGACTATGAAAGTGTCGTACCGGCCGGTATCGTCTTCACCGGTGGCTCATCCAATATCGCTGGCTTGGAAACACTGGGCCGCGATATCACCCAGTTACCGGTTCGGGTCGGTATGCCCCTGAACGTTTACGGCATCACCGATGCCCTGCGTGACCCGGCTTATGCTACCGGCGTAGGCCTGCTGCTGTGGGGAGCTAAAAACCAGCCCCGTTCCAAGTGGGGCAACCTGGGTTTCTTCTCCCGTGTTAAAGGGCTTCTTTCCAAGTTCTTAGGCACTTAG
- the ftsZ gene encoding FtsZ (cell division protein FtsZ), which yields MAKTSFVPNPARIKVFGCGGGGCNAVTRMVREEIQGVEFIALNTDAQALAITEAPVRVQLGEKVTRGLGAGGDHTMGQKAAEESRDEIRELVTGADMVFVTAGMGGGTGTGSAPVVAEEAKKSGALTIAVVTKPFSFEGAHRTKTAKEGIQKLLGKVDTLIIIPNDRLLELCDQKTGVDAAFKMADDVLHHGVQAISEVITVPGTINLDFADVKAVMKDAGPAWMSIGRGTGKNRAIDAAREALASPLLDVSVTGSRGVLFNIVGGPDLSLYEVNEAAEVIRKSVDPDANIIFGVGSNASMGNDVRITLIATGFHTNTEEGDAEDDLTNQLRGIKSEDELDVPSFLRRPLFSHQRQGFSEPAKTNTRPPARSPWR from the coding sequence ATGGCTAAGACGAGTTTCGTCCCCAATCCGGCCAGGATCAAGGTTTTTGGTTGCGGCGGTGGTGGTTGTAATGCAGTAACCCGTATGGTGCGGGAGGAAATTCAGGGTGTTGAGTTCATCGCCCTGAATACAGATGCCCAGGCATTGGCTATCACCGAAGCCCCTGTGCGCGTCCAACTCGGCGAAAAGGTCACCCGTGGCCTCGGCGCCGGCGGCGACCACACTATGGGACAGAAGGCCGCTGAGGAAAGCCGAGATGAGATCCGCGAACTGGTCACCGGTGCCGATATGGTCTTTGTTACCGCCGGTATGGGCGGCGGTACTGGCACCGGTTCCGCCCCTGTAGTGGCTGAAGAGGCCAAGAAGAGCGGCGCACTGACCATTGCCGTGGTCACCAAGCCTTTTAGCTTTGAGGGCGCTCACCGCACCAAGACAGCCAAGGAAGGCATTCAGAAACTTTTAGGTAAAGTTGATACTCTGATTATCATCCCAAATGACCGGCTACTGGAACTTTGCGACCAGAAAACCGGCGTGGACGCTGCCTTCAAAATGGCCGATGATGTGTTGCACCACGGCGTTCAGGCAATTTCAGAGGTTATCACTGTTCCCGGCACCATCAACCTGGACTTCGCCGATGTCAAAGCGGTGATGAAAGATGCCGGTCCGGCCTGGATGTCCATCGGCCGCGGCACCGGTAAGAACCGCGCCATTGATGCCGCCCGCGAAGCCCTGGCCTCCCCGCTGCTGGATGTTTCCGTCACCGGCTCCCGTGGCGTCCTTTTCAACATCGTCGGCGGCCCTGATCTCAGCCTGTACGAGGTTAATGAGGCTGCTGAAGTTATCAGAAAGTCGGTTGATCCGGATGCCAACATCATCTTTGGTGTCGGTTCCAACGCCAGCATGGGCAACGATGTTCGTATCACCCTTATCGCCACCGGTTTCCACACCAATACCGAAGAAGGCGATGCTGAAGATGATTTGACCAACCAGCTTCGCGGCATCAAAAGCGAGGATGAGTTGGACGTTCCTTCCTTCCTTCGCCGCCCGCTGTTCTCCCACCAGAGACAGGGCTTCTCTGAACCTGCCAAGACTAACACCCGCCCTCCTGCCCGCTCACCCTGGAGATAG
- a CDS encoding phenylalanyl-tRNA synthetase beta chain codes for MKAPISWLKDYVDITLPVEEIAEKLTLAGNEVSDIESTVPEWKGIVVAEVLAVESHPNADRLRLVTVDTGATEKPKVVCGAPNVRIGQKVAFAGVGVKLVDGHTGRATELKPAMIRGVESRGMVLSEKELGLSENHEGILELDAAAVIGTPLGEVLGEKVLNIDVTPNRADCFSITGIAREIAAVTGQNGIRLPETAYEEKGADVKESLNVEIQAPDLCPRYTASVVKGIKVGESPEWLKARLAALGQRPINNVVDITNYVMLEYGQPMHAFDLNQIKGGKIVVRAAAEGEKFITLDGEERNLTADTLMIADAEKSIAIGGVMGGANSEVSAATTNIVLESAAFNAASIHRTAHRLKMLSEASSRFERNLNIEMPLHALKRATQLVLEICGGAAQSNVIDVHPVKQYAYGILVSIDRINAVLGSGYDFGQVTRAIKSLGLTWYNENTNEEDTGMHTGGQYIRVYPPWWRTDLNIEEDIIEEVARIVGYDKIPYHSLSGAIPKRVGPPMMGFKKLFRMALVGYGFQELSSMSLSSKDALIRTTTDSEHSITPIKLLNPMTSEQECMRTTLRASLLAAFSANRRFEDGGLRLFEVGRVYRAQKKALPVEAEVVCGLIAGDAEPTGWQHSKRTFDFYDIKGLLETILDRIQVPYKLEIANDGGLRAGTQAQFTIDGVPFGVIGELHPRVARNFDISEKVYLFEIDLAVLIQKVRPGRAYRPLPRYPAAVRDIAIVVDAEVTHQQVIDVLAAFPLLKEISLFDVYAGKQLAEDKKSLAYRLTFQSAESTLTDAAVDKVMTEIVSTLATELNAKLRD; via the coding sequence ATGAAAGCGCCGATTTCCTGGCTCAAAGATTACGTTGATATTACTCTCCCGGTAGAAGAGATCGCTGAAAAGCTGACTTTAGCCGGTAACGAGGTTTCTGACATTGAATCCACCGTTCCCGAGTGGAAAGGGATTGTGGTGGCTGAGGTTCTGGCTGTCGAAAGCCACCCTAATGCCGACCGGCTAAGGTTGGTTACTGTCGATACGGGCGCTACCGAGAAACCCAAAGTGGTCTGCGGGGCGCCCAATGTCCGGATTGGCCAGAAAGTAGCCTTTGCTGGTGTTGGTGTTAAATTGGTTGACGGTCACACCGGGCGGGCGACTGAATTGAAACCGGCGATGATCCGTGGCGTGGAATCCCGGGGTATGGTGCTGTCGGAAAAAGAACTCGGCTTGTCTGAAAACCATGAAGGTATTTTGGAACTGGATGCTGCGGCCGTAATCGGAACTCCTCTTGGGGAAGTATTGGGCGAGAAGGTGTTGAACATTGATGTTACTCCTAACCGCGCCGACTGCTTCTCTATAACAGGTATTGCCCGTGAAATAGCGGCGGTTACCGGCCAAAACGGCATCCGGTTGCCGGAAACGGCTTATGAGGAAAAAGGTGCGGATGTCAAAGAGTCGCTCAATGTTGAGATCCAGGCGCCCGACCTGTGTCCGCGTTATACCGCCAGTGTTGTTAAGGGGATCAAAGTCGGAGAGTCACCCGAATGGCTTAAAGCACGACTTGCGGCTCTAGGGCAGCGGCCGATCAACAATGTTGTCGACATAACCAATTACGTTATGCTGGAATACGGCCAGCCGATGCATGCCTTTGATCTGAATCAGATTAAGGGCGGCAAGATAGTTGTCCGGGCTGCAGCCGAAGGTGAGAAGTTCATCACTCTTGACGGTGAGGAAAGAAATCTCACTGCTGATACCCTGATGATTGCTGACGCGGAAAAATCGATTGCTATTGGTGGAGTGATGGGTGGAGCCAATAGTGAAGTTTCAGCCGCTACTACCAATATTGTGCTGGAATCAGCCGCCTTCAATGCCGCGTCCATCCACCGGACAGCGCATCGTCTGAAGATGCTGTCTGAAGCCTCATCCCGCTTTGAGCGTAATTTGAATATTGAAATGCCGTTGCACGCTCTTAAAAGAGCAACGCAACTGGTGCTGGAAATTTGCGGCGGGGCAGCCCAAAGCAATGTGATTGATGTTCATCCGGTGAAACAGTACGCTTACGGTATACTGGTCTCAATAGATCGTATCAATGCCGTATTGGGCAGTGGTTATGATTTCGGCCAGGTCACCAGAGCTATCAAGTCTCTTGGCCTGACCTGGTATAACGAGAATACCAACGAAGAAGACACCGGTATGCACACTGGGGGTCAGTATATCCGGGTTTATCCCCCGTGGTGGCGTACTGATTTGAATATCGAAGAAGATATCATTGAAGAAGTGGCGCGGATTGTCGGATATGACAAAATACCCTACCACTCTTTGTCTGGAGCCATCCCCAAGCGGGTCGGCCCGCCGATGATGGGATTCAAAAAGTTATTCCGCATGGCCTTGGTGGGATATGGTTTCCAGGAATTGTCTTCGATGTCACTTTCCAGCAAGGACGCACTAATCCGGACGACGACTGACAGTGAACATAGCATTACACCTATAAAACTATTGAATCCAATGACGAGTGAACAGGAGTGCATGCGTACTACGCTGCGTGCCTCACTGCTGGCTGCTTTTTCGGCCAATCGCCGTTTTGAAGACGGCGGTCTTCGGCTTTTTGAGGTAGGCAGAGTGTACCGGGCGCAAAAGAAAGCTCTACCTGTTGAAGCGGAAGTGGTTTGCGGTCTTATTGCCGGGGATGCTGAACCGACTGGCTGGCAACATAGCAAAAGAACATTTGATTTTTATGACATCAAAGGTCTGTTGGAAACTATTTTAGATCGTATCCAGGTGCCCTATAAGCTGGAAATTGCCAATGACGGCGGTCTGAGGGCAGGAACTCAGGCGCAGTTCACTATTGACGGTGTGCCGTTTGGTGTTATCGGCGAACTCCACCCCCGGGTGGCCCGCAATTTTGACATAAGTGAAAAGGTTTATCTGTTTGAGATTGATCTTGCTGTTTTAATACAAAAAGTCCGTCCCGGCCGCGCCTACCGGCCGCTACCGCGCTACCCAGCGGCGGTAAGAGACATCGCAATTGTCGTAGACGCCGAGGTTACCCATCAGCAGGTTATTGACGTGCTGGCGGCTTTCCCGCTACTTAAGGAGATCAGCCTTTTTGACGTCTACGCCGGTAAGCAACTGGCCGAAGATAAGAAATCATTGGCCTATCGCCTGACGTTCCAATCGGCAGAATCAACTCTGACTGACGCCGCGGTGGACAAGGTGATGACAGAGATAGTGTCTACTCTGGCGACAGAATTGAATGCCAAGTTGCGGGATTAA
- a CDS encoding phenylalanyl-tRNA synthetase alpha chain, whose product MTDITALENLKQRALSELEKTATIDALEAWRVTYLGKKSELVSVLRGLGVLSIEERKKTGGLANVLREELEAALEVKEESLAEQHINSLNDIDISLPGRPWLAGRLHPVTRVINEITDIFSSLGFSVVEGPEVELDRYNFDALNIPKEHPARDMMQTFWLDDADDNGERHMLLRTHTSPMQVRFMEKYQEPPFRIVVPGRVYRYEATDASHLPMFHQVEGLMVDRNVTMAQLKGTLYEFARRFFGPNRKVRFRCDFFPFVEPGVEMAIECGSCKGAGCRVCGDSGWLEILGAGMVHPNVLKGVGIDPQIYTGFAFGIGVERLPMLRYGIDDIRLFYSNDLRFLRQF is encoded by the coding sequence ATGACTGATATAACTGCACTCGAAAACCTCAAACAAAGGGCGCTCTCTGAGCTTGAAAAGACCGCCACCATAGATGCGCTGGAGGCGTGGAGGGTGACTTATCTGGGCAAGAAGAGCGAACTTGTTTCTGTCCTCCGCGGTCTGGGCGTTTTGTCCATCGAGGAACGGAAAAAAACCGGTGGCCTGGCCAACGTACTTAGAGAAGAATTGGAAGCCGCGCTGGAAGTCAAAGAGGAAAGTCTGGCGGAGCAACATATCAATAGCCTGAACGATATTGATATCAGTTTACCCGGTCGACCCTGGCTGGCCGGGCGGCTGCATCCGGTGACACGGGTCATCAACGAGATCACCGATATTTTTTCTTCTCTTGGCTTTTCGGTGGTGGAAGGCCCGGAGGTGGAGCTGGACCGCTATAACTTCGATGCCCTGAATATTCCTAAAGAACATCCGGCGCGAGATATGATGCAAACCTTCTGGCTGGATGATGCGGATGACAACGGTGAACGTCATATGCTGCTACGGACGCATACTTCTCCGATGCAGGTGCGTTTTATGGAAAAGTATCAGGAGCCGCCTTTCCGTATCGTGGTACCGGGGCGCGTGTATCGCTATGAGGCGACTGATGCCAGTCATTTGCCGATGTTCCATCAGGTGGAGGGGTTGATGGTGGACAGAAATGTCACCATGGCCCAACTCAAAGGTACATTGTATGAATTTGCCCGCCGCTTCTTTGGCCCGAACCGCAAAGTGCGTTTCAGGTGTGACTTCTTCCCGTTCGTAGAACCGGGTGTCGAGATGGCTATTGAATGCGGTTCCTGCAAAGGCGCCGGATGCCGGGTTTGCGGTGATTCAGGCTGGTTGGAGATACTTGGTGCCGGAATGGTGCACCCCAATGTGCTTAAGGGTGTCGGAATCGATCCTCAGATCTACACCGGTTTCGCTTTCGGTATCGGAGTGGAACGTTTACCGATGTTGCGATACGGCATTGATGATATCCGGCTTTTTTACTCTAATGATTTACGATTCCTGAGGCAATTTTAA
- a CDS encoding formate dehydrogenase-O major subunit, whose protein sequence is MGNKKGLRPLVPLKKKASFVDLDSGTKMEWFSDLCNGCGLCVNACTEGAITLERETEALKLAEYPCAAACPAGIDVARYVRFVAKGDYDESVAVIREKMPFPAVCGYVCLSPCENVCQRGCLDKPVLIRELKRAAAEYARDAWKKRFKPAQPTGRRAAVIGSGPAGLTAAYFLARLGHGVTVFDSLDEPGGKMCHSIRDWHLPKEVLRKEIQEIEEAGVKIQTGYRVESPEALFGQGFETVLMAAGLHRQPKMPPITVDASLTGKDFLADAGNAESVESGSRLVILGGGKMAFDCALKAQSLGVTEIHMISIEYRCDGESEVGQSEEAFDGGATVHSWRVYPKVVRRGGRIAGVEHYKMRAFGFDREGKLKTESMPGSERFIEADIVINAMGIESNSDCVYQRPGFFSAGDAVSELRSVIEAIAAGRWAASEMDKYLGGSGNIDERLAVGDGLLLPVNHPSKARQAEVTTNMMPGGYAQVELTLPEYAARTEAGRCLSCDIVNQVKGFTVDMTKCTRCGQCISACERGAVWLG, encoded by the coding sequence ATGGGGAATAAAAAGGGCTTACGGCCTTTAGTACCTCTTAAGAAAAAGGCTTCGTTCGTTGACCTGGACTCCGGCACAAAAATGGAATGGTTCAGCGATTTGTGCAACGGCTGTGGATTATGTGTAAATGCCTGCACCGAAGGCGCTATTACCTTAGAACGGGAAACCGAAGCGCTCAAACTGGCGGAATACCCCTGTGCGGCGGCTTGTCCGGCTGGGATTGATGTAGCGCGGTATGTCCGGTTTGTAGCCAAGGGTGATTACGATGAATCAGTGGCAGTCATCCGTGAAAAGATGCCATTTCCGGCAGTTTGCGGCTATGTTTGCCTCAGCCCGTGTGAAAACGTCTGCCAACGCGGGTGTCTGGATAAACCGGTACTAATCCGCGAACTTAAAAGGGCTGCTGCCGAATACGCCAGGGATGCGTGGAAAAAACGGTTCAAACCTGCCCAGCCTACCGGCCGCCGCGCCGCGGTCATAGGTTCTGGACCTGCGGGATTGACGGCGGCATATTTTCTGGCCCGCCTAGGTCACGGCGTAACCGTATTTGACTCTTTGGATGAGCCGGGCGGCAAGATGTGCCACAGCATCCGGGACTGGCATCTGCCCAAAGAGGTACTGCGGAAAGAGATTCAGGAAATCGAAGAAGCAGGAGTTAAAATCCAAACCGGCTATCGTGTGGAGTCACCGGAAGCACTATTCGGCCAGGGATTTGAGACGGTGCTCATGGCTGCCGGGTTGCACAGGCAGCCTAAAATGCCGCCGATAACTGTAGATGCCAGCCTGACCGGCAAAGATTTTCTGGCTGATGCGGGCAACGCTGAAAGCGTTGAATCTGGCAGTCGGTTGGTTATCCTGGGTGGCGGCAAAATGGCTTTTGATTGTGCGTTGAAAGCACAAAGCCTGGGTGTTACCGAGATCCATATGATATCAATAGAGTACCGGTGTGACGGTGAATCAGAGGTGGGGCAATCAGAAGAGGCCTTTGACGGCGGGGCGACGGTGCACTCCTGGAGGGTGTATCCCAAGGTAGTGCGCCGTGGTGGACGGATTGCCGGAGTGGAGCATTATAAGATGCGGGCGTTCGGCTTTGACCGAGAGGGTAAATTGAAAACAGAATCCATGCCCGGTTCTGAACGATTCATTGAGGCAGATATTGTAATCAATGCCATGGGCATTGAAAGCAACAGCGATTGCGTCTATCAGAGGCCGGGGTTCTTTTCAGCCGGCGATGCGGTCAGTGAATTGCGCTCGGTGATAGAGGCTATCGCGGCGGGGCGCTGGGCAGCTTCAGAGATGGATAAGTATCTGGGCGGCAGCGGTAATATTGATGAGCGTCTGGCGGTGGGAGACGGCCTACTGCTACCGGTAAATCATCCCTCGAAAGCACGTCAGGCAGAGGTGACGACAAACATGATGCCTGGCGGCTACGCCCAGGTGGAACTGACTTTACCTGAATACGCAGCCAGGACTGAAGCCGGACGGTGCCTGAGTTGTGACATAGTTAATCAGGTCAAAGGTTTTACCGTGGATATGACGAAATGTACCAGGTGCGGGCAATGCATCAGCGCCTGTGAACGGGGGGCGGTGTGGTTGGGATGA
- a CDS encoding reductive dehalogenase: MSELFHSTVSRRTFMKSLGMVATGAAALTLPVYHDLDEMKSDDAAIFKNPWWVKEVDEPTVEIDWNTLKPCDSRIACNDTSVPEKYHGTEFGFKPGYWEELSARARDNKINWMKENRPGYTVKDWALRQSVTAPPGASFPWVADKAAYFPTQGAIRNPHVGEVPRGPAEIQTEGIPKYQGTPEENARMLKVARRFFGSDVIGSTLFDQRQKQLLYSNNCVVENVDEGYTNAAGKKVIPGNVQMYYSLGFYQESNDMWSRAPGGMVKSAHYLGNRNMQMEASSAHRFIAALYYQSLHGGGGMAPAPAVGVLAGMNELGRPGNSLNPVYGMGSAGSSGMILTDLPLAPDKPIDSGAMRFCDSCHRCSDACPGGAIVGEPRSWDVYGPWSNPGKKAFQNKMNLCRDGFFLLNFCLLCTANCVFTKHNSASIHVMVKQIASVSPVFNSFFTNMDGLFGYGTAGINSEHNPDSDATFNPRAAEWWNEEHAKYGQHIAET, from the coding sequence ATGTCTGAGTTATTTCACAGCACAGTAAGTAGACGAACTTTCATGAAATCTCTAGGGATGGTAGCCACAGGTGCCGCTGCTTTGACCTTACCTGTCTACCATGATCTTGACGAGATGAAGTCAGATGATGCAGCCATATTCAAGAATCCTTGGTGGGTCAAGGAGGTTGACGAACCCACAGTAGAAATTGATTGGAATACCCTAAAGCCTTGCGATTCAAGAATAGCCTGTAACGATACAAGTGTCCCTGAAAAATATCACGGTACAGAATTTGGTTTCAAACCGGGTTATTGGGAAGAGCTCAGCGCACGAGCAAGGGACAATAAGATTAATTGGATGAAAGAAAACAGACCTGGCTATACGGTTAAAGACTGGGCGCTGAGGCAGTCTGTTACAGCCCCCCCTGGGGCTTCGTTTCCTTGGGTAGCGGATAAGGCGGCTTATTTTCCTACACAAGGAGCAATCAGAAACCCACACGTAGGCGAAGTACCACGAGGCCCCGCAGAAATTCAAACCGAAGGTATACCAAAATATCAGGGTACACCTGAAGAGAATGCGCGTATGCTGAAAGTAGCACGGAGATTTTTTGGGTCTGATGTTATTGGCAGTACTCTGTTTGACCAGCGCCAAAAACAACTTTTGTATTCCAACAACTGCGTTGTTGAAAATGTCGACGAAGGTTATACAAATGCGGCCGGGAAAAAAGTAATCCCCGGCAACGTCCAGATGTACTATTCGCTGGGTTTCTACCAAGAGAGCAATGATATGTGGTCCAGGGCACCTGGTGGCATGGTAAAATCGGCACACTATCTGGGGAATAGGAACATGCAGATGGAAGCCAGTTCCGCTCATCGTTTCATTGCAGCCTTGTATTATCAGTCGCTTCACGGCGGTGGTGGCATGGCTCCCGCTCCGGCTGTAGGTGTTTTGGCTGGTATGAACGAACTGGGACGCCCGGGAAACTCACTTAATCCTGTATACGGTATGGGAAGTGCTGGCAGTTCTGGAATGATACTAACAGATCTCCCTCTCGCTCCTGATAAACCAATTGATTCTGGTGCTATGCGATTTTGCGACAGTTGTCATCGCTGCAGTGATGCCTGCCCGGGTGGAGCGATTGTAGGTGAACCCAGGAGCTGGGATGTTTACGGACCTTGGTCGAATCCTGGCAAAAAGGCGTTCCAGAACAAAATGAATCTATGCAGGGACGGGTTCTTCCTACTGAATTTCTGTCTCTTATGCACAGCAAACTGCGTTTTTACCAAACATAATTCGGCATCAATCCATGTGATGGTAAAACAAATAGCCTCCGTTTCACCCGTCTTTAATAGTTTCTTCACCAATATGGATGGTTTGTTTGGCTACGGAACTGCGGGTATTAACTCGGAGCATAATCCTGATAGCGACGCTACCTTTAATCCAAGGGCTGCCGAATGGTGGAATGAGGAGCATGCTAAGTACGGTCAGCACATAGCGGAGACTTAA
- a CDS encoding radical SAM domain protein encodes MLQDFNHDGPNVLKDPSGLATPPEKFLFLEEVMEILEPFKLKQVILEGQEAGLDPAYPAVTVALHRRFGCNNVLLTNGYHMPDLTHTDKVEFGIKALTDSINIDYTGKSNKAVLENLVKTYQMGKKIIVESVLIPEYMDIDEIERIAKFVAGIDRNIPFMILPYFKSGDNPWRRPTPSDMEQAAEAARHHLTTVYHFSGEEKLEWEVKSLFPFGFGEIQPYQTRSSVSLLNLPKDRRELIAV; translated from the coding sequence ATGCTGCAGGATTTCAATCACGACGGACCCAATGTCCTTAAAGACCCGTCAGGCTTAGCAACTCCACCTGAAAAGTTTCTGTTTTTGGAAGAAGTGATGGAGATATTGGAACCATTTAAGCTCAAGCAGGTGATATTGGAAGGCCAAGAGGCAGGTCTGGATCCCGCTTATCCCGCGGTTACTGTGGCTCTGCATAGAAGGTTTGGCTGTAACAATGTACTGCTGACCAATGGTTATCATATGCCTGATTTAACACATACGGACAAAGTGGAGTTCGGCATTAAAGCACTGACAGACAGCATCAATATTGACTATACAGGGAAATCCAACAAAGCAGTGCTTGAGAACCTGGTAAAGACCTACCAGATGGGCAAAAAGATCATAGTAGAATCGGTGTTGATCCCAGAGTATATGGACATAGATGAGATTGAACGTATCGCTAAGTTCGTGGCCGGCATAGACAGAAATATTCCTTTTATGATCCTGCCCTATTTCAAATCCGGTGACAACCCATGGCGGCGGCCTACTCCTTCAGATATGGAGCAGGCGGCAGAGGCAGCCAGACACCATCTGACAACTGTTTATCATTTTTCGGGCGAAGAGAAGCTGGAATGGGAGGTAAAAAGCCTTTTTCCATTTGGTTTCGGTGAAATACAACCTTATCAGACTAGAAGTTCGGTTTCTCTGTTGAATTTACCAAAAGACAGGAGAGAACTAATAGCAGTATAG